The genome window TACTACAGTATTTCTCATCACAGATCACATCTCCGTTTGCATCTTCTACATAGATAAGCAAGCAAACTTCGATCTCCTCTTTCTTACTACCCCCCACATAAGTTGCCGTAGTTCCTGTTTGTACAGGGCCTAATTGGTTTCCATTCATATCAAAGAAATACCACTCATACTGCTGCGATGGACAATTTGTTCCTTCATTCCATCCATTGAATACATATTCGCAGTCCACCGTCACAAAATCAAGACTCCATTTTGGTGCCAGATCACAAGCTCCTTCGCATGGAATATCACAAGAACATTGTTTCACCGATGCTTTTGAAGATTCGCCATTTGCACAAACCGCTACAACATACCAAGAAAAACAGTCATAATCGGTCACGAGCAATTGTGACTGTGTTGTCTGAATTGGCACTAAAGACTGCGCTGGTAAACCTTCTCTACAACACTCCTTGTCATTTAGGGTAATGTAAACTTCGTAATACTGTGCATTACTCACACTTGCCCATGAAAGCTGATGTCCTTCCTTCGTTCCCTCACAACTCAAATCTAGTGGAGGAAGAATTTCATTACAACAATCATAGTAGAAGGTATCCACACTCACACAGAGTGTTTCATTGTCTGTGATCTTTACCCAAATGGTATCATTGACATATACTTGTTCTGAGTTTCCATTTCCACTACCTAAGAAGCTTCCTCCCCATTGGAAGGTATAATCTGAAGATGAAAGTGGCCCTTGATCGCTATTTACCTGAACAAGAAGTGGAACACTTGGGTCTTCACATGGGTCACAGCTTGTACAGAATGTTTCTATTCTTGGGTTCAACTCGCTATCATCGCAACATTGGATATAAAGTGAATCAGAAAAGACGCAAGAGCTGTCTGCATTGGCAACGAATATAGAAAGTGGTTCATTGGCTATTGCATAGCCTGGGTTGATATTTACACCTACATTATTGCTCCAACTTACAGTAAAATCACCCGTACTGATAAGTTGAACAGGAGATGTACAAGTATCTACCACAAAAACAGGAATCTCTTCCTCTGGATAGTCACAAACATTACAAGGAACATCTGCTGTACTCTTTAGCTTATATTTTGCCGCTATCTTTTCTCGGTAAGCATTCACCTCTGCCAAAATCGCTTCATTGTTGTATTTTTTGTTATCCGTTTGGAACAAATCCCAGTATTCACAACAATTCAAGGTCGTAAAACATGGACAAGCTACCGTATCACAAGCAATCGTCGTGATCTCAATCGTATCTGCTAAAGCACAACCTTCATCTCTTGCAAAAGCATACTCGAAGAAGTATGTCCCCACTTGAGGGAAAGACAAAATGTCTAAGTCTTGTTGGTTGGTTGGCCCACTGAAGGTGACAGGAGCAGGGCCACCCACTTGTGTCCAAGTCATATCTACCGCAGGATTTACATTCCCCAAGCCATCTATTGGTGTACTTCCTTCTAGCGGATAAATATCGGTTATACAGACTCCCACAGTATCTCTCCCCGCACTTGGCATTTGGATATTTGCCACATTTACTACCCATTTCATGGTATCATTACACGCTGAATTTGAACTTAGGGTAAAAATGTAACGACCTTCTGCATCAAAACTCAGATTTGATGAGACATAATATGAATTCCCTTCGATTATTTGTGTTGCAGCACTCGGTACAGAATCGGCTACCATATTCACGCCATGAAAACCCGTAGGATTTGTAATATAATCTTGTGCTCTATAAAACTGCCCAGGACTCTGACAGAAAATATTGAGCGTGTCCGTATCATTTTCAAACGTTCCAAACCTACTCCAATTTTCTCTATACATCGATAGACACTGAATACTATCGATTCCATCA of Sediminitomix flava contains these proteins:
- a CDS encoding T9SS type A sorting domain-containing protein, with the protein product MTTFKKYVLGILCTFFLIGIGSKESVSYAQACNLNAGGDQFYCLDLDEFNLVGNISAQVDTTSIQWTVVGSSSGMSILDPNVLSPTVVATAGNFPVGPHTFELSATCLNTGMLITDQVVITITPPASVATIFDMSNNIVGDSIDACRALQLIGSSPGSNETGVWSVVSQPNQHQFIQDGDTLNALNSGYGGCSEITYLYSISNGGCTTTDTVVVTHFLQDEANIINVGGIPVMNQDHISVCGDTVQVYGSLVDCSSLVSWQVTSNTPGVPTPNLGSQGSRSNVILFTQSGNYDLIYTVNSNGPCVGGSDTLNIDLCFADSITNTFVTNSVCEFPDSIPLQSDLDPSAIWTSTAGAIIINNGTANATAVITDTTRNFFQFLATETVNSCFDGIDSIQCLSMYRENWSRFGTFENDTDTLNIFCQSPGQFYRAQDYITNPTGFHGVNMVADSVPSAATQIIEGNSYYVSSNLSFDAEGRYIFTLSSNSACNDTMKWVVNVANIQMPSAGRDTVGVCITDIYPLEGSTPIDGLGNVNPAVDMTWTQVGGPAPVTFSGPTNQQDLDILSFPQVGTYFFEYAFARDEGCALADTIEITTIACDTVACPCFTTLNCCEYWDLFQTDNKKYNNEAILAEVNAYREKIAAKYKLKSTADVPCNVCDYPEEEIPVFVVDTCTSPVQLISTGDFTVSWSNNVGVNINPGYAIANEPLSIFVANADSSCVFSDSLYIQCCDDSELNPRIETFCTSCDPCEDPSVPLLVQVNSDQGPLSSSDYTFQWGGSFLGSGNGNSEQVYVNDTIWVKITDNETLCVSVDTFYYDCCNEILPPLDLSCEGTKEGHQLSWASVSNAQYYEVYITLNDKECCREGLPAQSLVPIQTTQSQLLVTDYDCFSWYVVAVCANGESSKASVKQCSCDIPCEGACDLAPKWSLDFVTVDCEYVFNGWNEGTNCPSQQYEWYFFDMNGNQLGPVQTGTTATYVGGSKKEEIEVCLLIYVEDANGDVICDEKYCSTETIFPCKTVGIGDDIFMEKQSVSNVLSVRHSPTPVSEELTFTFTKGASQETARLIIYNGNNEVILDKLISIESDYKLNVSALSPGLYFYQIVNADGQTEIQKILISR